The proteins below come from a single Halictus rubicundus isolate RS-2024b chromosome 13, iyHalRubi1_principal, whole genome shotgun sequence genomic window:
- the Rps24 gene encoding ribosomal protein S24 isoform X1: MTEGTVTIRTRKFMSNRLLCRKQMVVDVFHPGHPSVRKTEIREKLAKMYKVTPDVVFVFGFQTNFGGGKSTGFALVYDTLDYAKKFEPKYRLARHGLFEKQKQTRKQRKERKNRMKKVRGTKKSKVGAASKKGRK; encoded by the exons ATG ACGGAAGGTACAGTTACGATCAGAACTCGAAAGTTCATGAGCAATCGGCTATTATGTCGGAAACAAATG GTCGTAGATGTTTTTCACCCTGGCCATCCGTCAGTACGCAAAACAGAAATCCGCGAGAAGTTAGCTAAGATGTACAAAGTTACACCCGATGTAGTTTTTGTATTTGGTTTCCAAACCAACTTCGGTGGTGGCAAATCAACTGGATTTGCACTGGTCTACGACACACTGGACTATGCCAAGAAATTCGAACCTAAATACAGGTTAGCAAGGCATGGACTCTTCGaaaaacagaaacaaacaaGGAAACAACGTAAAGAACGTAAGAACAGAATGAAGAAAGTTAGGGGTACGAAGAAGAGTAAAGTAGGAGCTGCATCTAAAAAG
- the Rps24 gene encoding ribosomal protein S24 isoform X2, whose product MTEGTVTIRTRKFMSNRLLCRKQMVVDVFHPGHPSVRKTEIREKLAKMYKVTPDVVFVFGFQTNFGGGKSTGFALVYDTLDYAKKFEPKYRLARHGLFEKQKQTRKQRKERKNRMKKVRGTKKSKVGAASKK is encoded by the exons ATG ACGGAAGGTACAGTTACGATCAGAACTCGAAAGTTCATGAGCAATCGGCTATTATGTCGGAAACAAATG GTCGTAGATGTTTTTCACCCTGGCCATCCGTCAGTACGCAAAACAGAAATCCGCGAGAAGTTAGCTAAGATGTACAAAGTTACACCCGATGTAGTTTTTGTATTTGGTTTCCAAACCAACTTCGGTGGTGGCAAATCAACTGGATTTGCACTGGTCTACGACACACTGGACTATGCCAAGAAATTCGAACCTAAATACAGGTTAGCAAGGCATGGACTCTTCGaaaaacagaaacaaacaaGGAAACAACGTAAAGAACGTAAGAACAGAATGAAGAAAGTTAGGGGTACGAAGAAGAGTAAAGTAGGAGCTGCATCTAAAAAG